In Methanosarcina barkeri MS, a single window of DNA contains:
- the nikD gene encoding nickel import ATP-binding protein NikD, protein MQYKTDQEIQSENATLDIRGLSLDYIMQDQNIHAVVDLNLVARMGKITALVGESGSGKSTVALAVMGIQGKNAVVSSGEIYLGGTDILSMPKKDMRSYISNHASIIFQDPIDSLNPLLTVGEQLVEAILIHEKITKNQARTIALNQLLAVSLPQPEKLMKKYPFMLSGGMCQRVMIAIASVFHPPLLIADEPTTALDVTIQAQILHQLDSMRKRDGTAILLITHDLGVVAEIADDVCIMKDGHIVESGTVDDIFCNPQHTYTRQLLAAAL, encoded by the coding sequence ATGCAATACAAAACTGACCAGGAAATTCAGAGTGAAAACGCTACATTAGATATCCGGGGCCTTTCTCTGGACTACATTATGCAGGATCAAAACATCCACGCCGTGGTAGACTTGAACCTTGTTGCAAGAATGGGAAAAATCACCGCACTTGTTGGAGAAAGCGGCAGTGGAAAATCTACTGTCGCACTTGCAGTAATGGGTATTCAGGGTAAAAATGCTGTAGTCTCAAGTGGTGAGATTTACCTGGGAGGGACAGATATACTCTCTATGCCTAAAAAAGATATGCGGTCTTACATATCGAACCATGCCAGCATTATCTTCCAGGATCCAATTGATTCTCTGAATCCGTTATTAACTGTTGGAGAGCAGTTGGTAGAGGCAATCCTGATACATGAAAAAATAACAAAAAATCAAGCTCGTACCATTGCGCTCAATCAACTTCTGGCGGTCAGCCTGCCACAGCCAGAGAAATTGATGAAAAAGTACCCGTTTATGTTGAGCGGAGGAATGTGTCAGCGTGTAATGATTGCCATCGCCAGCGTTTTCCACCCACCGCTTCTCATTGCAGATGAGCCAACAACAGCTCTTGATGTAACGATTCAGGCTCAAATCCTGCATCAATTGGATTCGATGAGGAAAAGAGACGGAACTGCAATTCTGCTTATTACACACGATTTGGGAGTCGTCGCAGAAATAGCAGACGACGTGTGTATCATGAAGGACGGACATATTGTGGAAAGCGGCACGGTAGACGACATATTCTGTAATCCTCAACATACGTATACACGCCAATTACTAGCAGCGGCGCTCTAA
- a CDS encoding nickel ABC transporter substrate-binding protein codes for MLLLSGCISNQASNNTQNGIAGSSDANTTAVSNQADSITIMVSDELNPEDASPINSSTEMCLYEMVYEPLVKYGIDGVIEPALAKSWEISDDGTQYTFYLRKDVKFSDGTSFNADSVVSSAKHWDPTSFTTPLTNVEKLDDYTVRLTFKEKCYPVLIELTYPRPFRIASENSFDANGNFVKMIGTGEWMVESYVPEKEVVMVPNPYYYGTKPNIKKITIRKVTDGESRIMALQSGEADLSLADLPSESKSIIESSKNLAVKNTEGTLGFFLMLNQENTALQDENVRLALNYVIDKDSIVENIFGGDAIAAKGILPDTVPYVTDENSKGYSYNPEKAKELLAKSGYTDSDGDGIVDKNGVPLSLKLVFQSEEYSSWKSMCEYLQAAAKEVGIDVQLKQLDTSAYYDAIWKNRDFDMIIYRTYEDSWNPHGFLRSMFYQPEGSKSVCWYDPQLNTYLDEVIKTQDEATRQAKYDQIFKLINDKALVVPLCYPNKQYVYNTHLQNVTVAPTSYEGIEWQLITIAK; via the coding sequence GTGCTGTTGCTGAGTGGATGCATCTCGAATCAAGCGTCAAACAATACGCAAAACGGAATTGCTGGTTCTTCAGATGCCAACACCACAGCCGTTAGTAATCAGGCAGATTCCATTACAATTATGGTATCCGATGAGCTGAATCCAGAAGATGCAAGCCCAATAAACTCCAGCACGGAAATGTGCCTTTATGAAATGGTGTACGAACCGCTGGTTAAATACGGAATAGACGGCGTGATTGAGCCGGCACTTGCTAAAAGCTGGGAAATCAGCGATGATGGAACACAGTATACTTTTTACTTGCGTAAAGATGTCAAATTTTCAGATGGTACTAGCTTTAACGCAGACAGCGTGGTAAGCAGTGCGAAGCACTGGGACCCAACGAGTTTTACCACACCGCTTACAAATGTGGAGAAATTAGACGACTACACAGTCAGGCTGACATTTAAGGAAAAATGCTACCCAGTATTAATCGAACTAACCTATCCCCGACCTTTCCGCATCGCATCTGAAAATTCATTTGATGCAAACGGCAACTTTGTAAAAATGATCGGCACAGGTGAGTGGATGGTGGAGAGTTATGTTCCCGAGAAAGAGGTGGTTATGGTACCCAACCCGTATTATTACGGAACAAAACCGAATATTAAAAAGATAACCATCAGAAAAGTTACTGATGGCGAATCAAGAATTATGGCGCTTCAGAGTGGAGAAGCTGATCTTTCTCTGGCCGATCTGCCTTCCGAAAGCAAATCGATCATTGAGTCATCAAAAAATCTTGCTGTTAAAAACACTGAAGGCACATTGGGATTTTTCCTCATGCTAAATCAAGAAAATACCGCACTGCAGGATGAAAATGTCCGTCTTGCGTTAAATTACGTAATAGACAAAGACAGCATCGTGGAAAATATATTTGGAGGCGACGCTATTGCCGCAAAGGGCATTTTACCTGATACGGTACCATACGTCACTGATGAAAACAGCAAGGGATACTCATATAACCCCGAAAAAGCAAAAGAACTGCTGGCCAAATCGGGATATACGGACAGTGATGGGGATGGAATCGTTGACAAGAACGGTGTGCCGCTGTCCCTTAAGCTTGTATTTCAGTCTGAGGAATATTCAAGCTGGAAATCTATGTGTGAATATCTCCAGGCGGCAGCCAAAGAGGTCGGAATTGACGTTCAGCTTAAGCAACTGGACACTTCGGCATACTATGATGCAATCTGGAAAAACCGTGATTTTGACATGATTATTTACCGCACATATGAGGATTCGTGGAATCCACACGGATTTTTGCGCTCCATGTTTTATCAGCCCGAGGGCAGCAAGTCCGTGTGCTGGTATGACCCACAGTTAAATACGTATCTTGACGAGGTCATTAAAACACAGGACGAGGCAACGCGTCAGGCAAAGTATGACCAGATATTTAAGCTGATCAATGACAAGGCCCTTGTTGTTCCTCTGTGCTATCCCAATAAACAATATGTATATAATACCCACCTGCAAAACGTGACAGTTGCACCGACGAGCTATGAAGGCATAGAGTGGCAGTTGATCACTATAGCAAAGTAA
- a CDS encoding class I SAM-dependent methyltransferase, which translates to MLGTVFEQIEKAWSADSGGYDQVIQKQLSNEEDVKHWQDELRLVLGEKPLHVLDVGCGPGFFTIMLARLKHNVTSVDGAEGMVEHARINIKKEALNAKIYKSDAVLLDNEKEGSLDAIVSRDVVWTLYDPEKAFIRWKYLLKADGKIVIYDGDYRRDQSSLRYHVLKLTSDLINLFMEGKHRKKKQHNSPGNGFEQLPMIRHKRPQYDRELLLKAGFSKVEVTKDCFRNSPLHLEFWRYGYQGKKFRIIAYK; encoded by the coding sequence ATGTTGGGAACTGTATTTGAACAGATTGAAAAAGCCTGGTCTGCCGATTCCGGAGGCTATGACCAGGTGATTCAAAAACAGCTAAGTAATGAAGAAGACGTAAAACATTGGCAGGATGAACTTCGACTGGTACTTGGTGAGAAACCATTGCATGTACTTGATGTTGGGTGCGGGCCTGGATTTTTTACAATTATGCTTGCCAGGCTAAAACATAATGTGACATCTGTTGATGGTGCTGAGGGAATGGTAGAGCATGCAAGAATCAATATCAAAAAGGAGGCGTTAAATGCAAAAATATATAAAAGCGACGCCGTGCTTTTGGATAACGAGAAGGAAGGAAGCCTTGATGCCATAGTATCACGTGATGTTGTTTGGACTCTCTATGACCCGGAGAAAGCTTTCATTAGATGGAAATATCTGCTGAAAGCGGATGGTAAAATCGTTATCTATGATGGTGATTACAGGCGAGATCAGTCTTCTTTGCGTTACCATGTATTGAAATTGACCTCAGACCTGATTAATCTCTTCATGGAGGGAAAACATAGGAAAAAGAAACAGCACAATTCCCCAGGCAATGGATTTGAGCAACTGCCAATGATTCGGCATAAGCGACCGCAATATGATCGAGAATTGTTGCTGAAGGCAGGTTTTTCAAAAGTTGAGGTAACAAAGGATTGTTTCCGCAACAGTCCATTACATCTTGAATTCTGGAGATATGGGTATCAGGGGAAAAAGTTCCGTATAATTGCTTACAAGTAA
- a CDS encoding UPF0228 family protein — protein MSKINKEIIFLLFFFILIMIAGLFIEPPVDKETPDSESQVGGLFIQFKDGVSESEVKSILQNYNMTRNYRMEYNTNHTDERYYIMVDKDNWSDIRDELVEMKEEKKDWTISSPHVIRKGDYYVLSVSEQATRNRKFLAILTKYNAEVKRFVWCNIRFLYSDGPLTYWIPREDAIRIKNELEQNENIYTVQFDYLFPPDDNTT, from the coding sequence ATGAGCAAAATTAATAAGGAAATAATTTTTTTATTATTTTTTTTTATTCTAATAATGATAGCTGGGTTATTTATAGAACCTCCAGTTGATAAAGAAACGCCGGATTCTGAATCGCAAGTAGGTGGTCTGTTTATTCAATTTAAAGATGGAGTTTCTGAGTCAGAAGTAAAATCCATTCTTCAAAACTATAACATGACTCGGAACTATAGAATGGAATATAATACTAATCATACGGATGAAAGATATTACATAATGGTGGATAAAGATAATTGGAGTGACATCAGAGATGAACTTGTTGAGATGAAGGAAGAGAAAAAAGATTGGACTATATCTTCTCCTCATGTTATCAGAAAAGGAGATTATTACGTTCTTTCGGTCTCTGAACAAGCAACTCGGAACAGAAAATTTCTTGCAATACTCACTAAATATAATGCCGAAGTAAAAAGGTTTGTTTGGTGTAATATTCGTTTTCTTTATAGTGATGGTCCCCTAACGTATTGGATTCCGAGAGAAGATGCAATAAGGATAAAAAATGAGCTTGAACAAAACGAAAATATATATACTGTGCAGTTTGATTACCTTTTTCCTCCAGATGACAACACAACCTAA
- a CDS encoding ABC transporter ATP-binding protein codes for MEVLAETQNIRKSYEKQNLFTKKREQVSAVNGVSLRIRKGCSVGLIGESGSGKSTLGRMMAGLETPTEGQALFRGRSISNISLRKMRPLRRNIQMIFQNSSSIFDTSYTIGESIAEVIENSEKVSKKECSEKIETILEQVELDALYAQRYPKELSGGQRQRANIARALVLHPEFVVCDEPVSSLDYSLRKQILTLLNDLRNKFGLTYLFITHDLNCVPYVCDMMAIMYAGKIVEQIDLKKNTMQNALHPYTNLLLSCIPAKMPAERKKRMMESIIDTTVIPDSKHCCRFFPRCPFCTERCINEEPLLKEVTSGHLIACHIIP; via the coding sequence ATGGAAGTGTTGGCGGAAACCCAAAACATACGAAAATCCTACGAAAAACAAAATTTGTTTACAAAAAAGAGAGAGCAGGTATCTGCCGTAAACGGCGTGTCTCTCAGAATTCGGAAGGGATGTTCAGTAGGACTTATTGGAGAGAGCGGAAGCGGAAAAAGCACGCTTGGCAGAATGATGGCCGGACTGGAAACGCCGACCGAAGGACAGGCACTGTTCCGAGGGCGATCAATATCGAATATTTCCCTTCGAAAAATGCGCCCGTTACGACGTAATATCCAGATGATCTTTCAAAATAGCAGCAGCATTTTTGATACGTCCTATACTATAGGAGAAAGTATTGCTGAGGTTATTGAAAACAGCGAGAAAGTATCAAAAAAAGAATGCTCAGAAAAAATAGAGACAATATTGGAACAAGTGGAGCTAGATGCTTTATACGCTCAGCGGTATCCAAAAGAATTGAGCGGAGGGCAACGCCAGCGAGCCAATATTGCACGTGCGCTTGTTCTTCACCCGGAGTTTGTTGTTTGCGACGAGCCTGTTTCCAGCCTTGATTATTCATTGCGCAAACAAATTCTGACTTTGCTTAATGACTTACGAAATAAATTTGGTTTAACTTATTTATTTATCACCCACGACCTCAACTGCGTGCCTTATGTCTGCGATATGATGGCCATTATGTATGCTGGTAAGATAGTGGAGCAAATCGATTTAAAGAAAAACACGATGCAGAACGCGCTCCATCCGTACACCAACTTACTTCTTTCGTGTATACCAGCAAAGATGCCTGCAGAACGAAAAAAACGAATGATGGAGAGTATAATTGATACAACAGTTATACCTGATTCAAAACACTGTTGTCGGTTTTTTCCACGCTGTCCTTTCTGTACGGAACGTTGCATAAATGAAGAGCCATTGCTAAAGGAGGTCACAAGCGGTCATTTGATAGCATGTCACATTATACCATGA